A part of Myxococcus landrumus genomic DNA contains:
- a CDS encoding FtsX-like permease family protein: protein MKGLLVRASLRHLGRHPWLTALSLVGIALGVAVVVSIDLASGSAMRAFERSTDAVAGRATHQLLGGTSGLPERVYRDLRVRPDAPVSAPVVEGYAQATVGDRRTLTLLGMDPFAEAPFRDFSSGAAGDVGTLLTEPGTVLLSARAARALGVGVGDVVPVRVAGRDAQLRVMSLIAPANEDTARALESLALMDISTAQELLGQDGRLTRVDLILPGGDAQAQQLRATLPPGTELVRASARTGTLEQMTRAFRTNLTALSLLALVVGMFLIYNTMTFSVVQRRGLLGRLRAVGITRRELFALVLGEALVLGMVGTVAGLLLGIILGRGLVGLITQTLNDLYFVVSVRRLVLEPLTLAKGLGLGLGATVLAALVPAWEAARSAPVTTLRRSTLEDVSRTRAPRLALMGLALLALGVGMLNWPTHALLPAYVGLFGVLLGAALLVPWLTERLSLLAAVPLGLTFGLLGRMAARSVRTSLSRTAVALAALMVAVATTVGVGLMVSSFRGTVMSWLEASLLADVYISPATMVARRESASLTPGLAEQLRATPGIAGSSSLRLTHVQVNGVLTDLSAVDLSRTPARPYRFKQGDDASVWRELESSTDALIVSEPFAFHRGVGVGDTVRVATDKGPHDFRVVGVYFDYGSDVGTVLMPRATYDRWFDDRGVSGVALYAAPGQDLDALLASVRERAGDSQALLIRSNRSLRQMSMEVFDRTFTITQVLRLLAICVAFVGVLSALMSLQLERARELAVLRAMGLTPGQLWGLVSLQTGLLGLLAGLFSLPLGVGLAYILVHVINQRSFGWTLRLAVSPETLGQALLLALVAAALAGLYPAWKMARANPALALREE from the coding sequence ATGAAAGGCCTCCTGGTCCGCGCCAGCCTGCGCCACCTGGGTCGACACCCGTGGCTGACGGCGCTGTCGCTCGTGGGGATTGCGCTGGGTGTGGCGGTGGTCGTGTCCATCGACCTGGCGAGCGGCAGCGCGATGCGCGCGTTCGAGCGCTCCACGGACGCGGTGGCGGGGCGCGCCACGCATCAACTCCTGGGGGGCACCTCGGGTCTTCCGGAGCGCGTGTATCGCGACCTGCGCGTGCGGCCCGATGCGCCCGTGTCCGCGCCCGTGGTGGAGGGCTACGCGCAGGCGACCGTGGGTGACCGGCGCACGCTCACCCTGCTGGGCATGGACCCCTTCGCGGAGGCCCCCTTCCGAGACTTCTCGAGCGGCGCCGCGGGTGACGTGGGCACACTGCTCACCGAGCCGGGCACCGTGCTCCTCAGCGCGCGGGCAGCCCGGGCGCTGGGCGTGGGAGTCGGCGACGTGGTGCCGGTGCGAGTCGCCGGACGCGACGCACAGCTTCGCGTCATGTCGCTGATTGCCCCCGCCAACGAGGACACCGCACGCGCACTGGAGTCACTGGCGTTGATGGACATCTCCACCGCGCAGGAGCTGCTCGGCCAGGACGGCCGGCTCACGCGCGTGGACCTGATTCTCCCCGGGGGTGATGCGCAGGCGCAGCAACTGCGCGCGACGTTGCCCCCAGGAACGGAGCTGGTCCGAGCCTCCGCTCGAACCGGAACCCTGGAGCAGATGACGAGGGCGTTTCGCACCAACCTCACCGCGCTCTCCCTGCTGGCGCTCGTGGTGGGGATGTTCCTCATCTACAACACCATGACGTTCTCCGTGGTGCAGCGGCGCGGGCTCCTGGGCCGGCTGCGCGCGGTGGGCATCACCCGCCGGGAGCTGTTCGCGCTCGTGTTGGGTGAGGCCCTGGTGCTGGGCATGGTCGGCACGGTGGCGGGGCTGCTGCTCGGCATCATCCTGGGGCGAGGGCTCGTCGGCCTCATCACGCAAACCCTCAACGACCTCTACTTCGTGGTGAGCGTGCGCAGGCTGGTGCTGGAGCCCCTCACGCTGGCGAAGGGCTTGGGATTGGGCCTGGGCGCCACGGTGCTCGCGGCGCTGGTGCCCGCCTGGGAAGCCGCGCGCTCGGCGCCCGTGACGACGCTGCGCCGCTCGACGCTCGAGGATGTCTCACGCACCCGCGCACCCAGGCTCGCGCTGATGGGACTGGCGCTGCTCGCCTTGGGCGTGGGGATGTTGAACTGGCCCACGCACGCGTTGCTCCCCGCCTACGTGGGACTCTTCGGGGTCCTGCTGGGCGCCGCGCTCCTGGTGCCCTGGCTGACGGAGCGGCTGTCGCTCCTCGCCGCCGTCCCGCTGGGGCTCACCTTCGGCCTCCTGGGGCGCATGGCGGCGCGAAGCGTGCGGACCAGCCTGAGCCGCACCGCCGTGGCGCTGGCCGCGTTGATGGTCGCCGTCGCGACGACGGTGGGCGTGGGGCTGATGGTGTCCAGCTTCCGAGGCACCGTGATGTCCTGGCTGGAAGCCTCCCTGCTCGCGGACGTGTACATCTCCCCGGCCACGATGGTCGCCCGGCGCGAGTCCGCCTCGCTGACACCAGGGCTCGCCGAGCAACTGCGCGCCACGCCGGGCATCGCTGGCAGCAGCTCCCTGCGACTGACCCATGTCCAGGTGAACGGCGTACTCACGGACCTGTCCGCCGTGGACTTGAGCCGCACGCCGGCACGGCCCTATCGCTTCAAGCAAGGCGACGACGCCTCCGTGTGGCGCGAGCTGGAGTCGTCGACGGACGCGCTCATCGTCTCGGAGCCCTTCGCGTTCCATCGCGGCGTGGGCGTGGGCGACACGGTGCGCGTGGCCACGGACAAGGGGCCGCACGACTTCCGGGTCGTCGGCGTGTACTTCGACTACGGCTCCGACGTGGGCACCGTCCTGATGCCTCGCGCCACCTACGACCGATGGTTCGACGACCGAGGCGTGAGCGGCGTGGCGCTGTACGCGGCGCCAGGGCAGGACCTGGACGCGCTCCTCGCCTCGGTGCGTGAGCGCGCGGGAGACAGCCAGGCCCTCCTCATCCGCTCCAACCGCTCCCTGCGACAGATGTCGATGGAGGTGTTCGACCGCACCTTCACGATTACGCAGGTGCTCCGGCTGCTCGCCATCTGCGTGGCCTTCGTCGGAGTGCTCAGCGCGCTGATGTCCCTGCAACTGGAGCGGGCTCGAGAGCTCGCGGTGCTGCGCGCCATGGGCCTGACGCCCGGACAACTCTGGGGGCTGGTGTCGCTCCAGACAGGACTCCTGGGACTGCTCGCGGGGCTGTTCTCACTGCCGCTGGGCGTGGGGCTCGCGTACATCCTGGTGCACGTCATCAACCAGCGCTCCTTCGGATGGACCC
- a CDS encoding ABC transporter ATP-binding protein, which translates to MPSSDTPPLVAIRDVTKSYAEGDTSREVLSGVTLELRRGEFVVLLGRSGSGKSTLLNLISGIDLPTRGEVLIDGKNLGTMSERERTLLRRERVGFIFQAFNLLPTLTVEENVRLPVELNGRSGPEAGTRAHELLERVGLASRAGSFPDRLSGGEQQRVAVARALAHAPPLLLADEPTGNLDEATGRRVLDLLEGLTRQGNACALVVTHEPGLMARADRVLEMTNGRLVEREAPKRTPR; encoded by the coding sequence ATGCCCTCGTCCGACACGCCCCCGCTCGTCGCGATTCGTGATGTCACCAAGTCCTACGCGGAGGGCGACACCTCGCGAGAGGTCCTCTCGGGTGTGACGCTGGAGCTGCGCCGGGGGGAGTTCGTGGTGCTGCTGGGCCGCAGCGGCTCCGGCAAGTCCACGCTGCTCAACCTCATCAGCGGCATCGACCTGCCCACGCGCGGCGAGGTGCTCATCGACGGGAAGAACCTGGGCACGATGAGCGAGCGTGAGCGCACGCTGCTGCGCCGCGAGCGCGTGGGGTTCATCTTCCAGGCGTTCAACCTGCTGCCCACGTTGACGGTGGAGGAGAACGTGCGGCTGCCAGTGGAGCTCAACGGGCGCTCGGGGCCCGAGGCGGGGACGCGGGCGCATGAGCTGCTGGAGCGGGTGGGCCTGGCCTCTCGAGCGGGCAGCTTCCCGGACCGGCTGTCTGGCGGAGAGCAGCAGCGCGTGGCGGTGGCTCGGGCGCTGGCGCATGCGCCGCCCCTGCTGCTGGCGGATGAGCCCACGGGCAACCTGGATGAAGCCACGGGACGGCGGGTGCTGGACCTGCTGGAGGGACTCACGCGGCAAGGCAATGCCTGTGCGCTCGTCGTCACCCACGAGCCGGGGTTGATGGCGCGCGCGGACCGGGTGTTGGAGATGACGAACGGGCGGCTGGTGGAGCGCGAGGCACCGAAGAGGACGCCGCGATGA
- a CDS encoding alpha/beta hydrolase — protein sequence MDEEKTGAFELGRGPDACLVLHGFTGSPWDVRPLGEALAARGMRVVAPLLPGHGATPRALLGVTWRDWRDEARRALDSLRGHRQVFVAGLSMGALLAVGLAADAPAMVRGLVLAAPALRFRGARMRVIRQLSRTPLLEWVHPWVAKSSTDISDPAVLARAPILSGFPVARLRDVVTLQDAAARSAARVRCPVFIAVAEQDHVVDPRGGLELARRLKASPCVRVISLQRGFHIIPRDTDGPRLAREACDFLTHVCNFGEWEPQSAGT from the coding sequence ATGGATGAGGAGAAGACAGGGGCGTTCGAGCTGGGACGAGGTCCCGATGCGTGCCTGGTGCTGCACGGCTTCACCGGCAGTCCCTGGGATGTGCGGCCGTTGGGCGAGGCCCTGGCCGCGCGGGGCATGCGCGTTGTCGCCCCGCTCCTGCCCGGGCATGGCGCCACGCCGCGGGCGCTGCTGGGTGTCACGTGGCGCGACTGGCGGGACGAGGCCCGGCGCGCGCTCGACTCACTGCGGGGCCATCGACAGGTCTTCGTCGCGGGGCTGTCCATGGGCGCGCTGCTCGCGGTGGGCCTGGCCGCGGATGCGCCGGCGATGGTGCGCGGCCTGGTGCTCGCCGCTCCGGCCCTGCGCTTTCGTGGGGCGCGCATGCGCGTCATCCGTCAGTTGTCGCGCACGCCGCTGCTGGAGTGGGTGCACCCGTGGGTCGCGAAGTCGAGCACGGACATCTCGGACCCCGCCGTCCTGGCCCGCGCGCCCATCCTCTCCGGCTTCCCGGTGGCGCGGCTTCGGGACGTCGTCACCCTGCAGGATGCCGCGGCCCGGAGCGCCGCGCGCGTGCGCTGTCCCGTCTTCATCGCCGTGGCGGAGCAGGACCACGTCGTGGACCCACGAGGCGGACTCGAGCTGGCGCGGCGGCTCAAGGCGTCTCCGTGCGTGCGCGTCATCTCGCTCCAGCGAGGGTTCCACATCATCCCTCGGGACACGGATGGGCCGCGACTCGCGAGGGAGGCCTGCGACTTCCTGACGCACGTCTGTAACTTTGGAGAATGGGAGCCACAATCCGCGGGCACCTGA
- a CDS encoding DUF3467 domain-containing protein has product MADTPKPPDMQLQIQIDEDVANGQYANMALVNHTDTEFTLDFIYVQPQQLRAKVRSRIITSPKHMKRLMMAMQDNLQRYEAKFGPITVREDDGGMH; this is encoded by the coding sequence ATGGCGGACACTCCGAAGCCCCCGGACATGCAGTTGCAGATTCAAATCGACGAGGACGTCGCCAATGGTCAGTACGCCAACATGGCGCTCGTGAACCACACGGACACGGAATTCACCCTGGATTTCATCTACGTCCAGCCGCAGCAACTGCGCGCCAAGGTGCGCTCGCGCATCATCACCAGCCCCAAGCACATGAAGCGGCTGATGATGGCCATGCAGGACAACCTCCAGCGTTACGAGGCGAAGTTCGGCCCCATCACCGTGCGCGAGGATGACGGCGGGATGCACTGA
- the hemF gene encoding oxygen-dependent coproporphyrinogen oxidase translates to MTKVDVEGMKERMAAFTQSLQDDICQALERLDGSSRFREDAWQRPGGGGGRTRVLEDGAVLEKAGVNTSVVFGELEEQFAKKLQGEGRSFWAGGISLVLHPRNPHVPTVHANYRFIHQGGKAWFGGGADLTPYYLYEEDAAHFHRVHKAACDAHDAAYYPRFKAACDQYFHVRHREETRGVGGIFFENMGGELEREFDFVRDCGKAFLDAYLPIAERRKDTPVTEAQRFWQEVRRGRYVEFNLVYDRGTVFGLETRGRTESILMSLPPQTRWRYDHHPEPGSPEARLVEVLRQPRDWASWSPPRG, encoded by the coding sequence ATGACGAAGGTGGACGTGGAGGGCATGAAGGAGCGGATGGCCGCTTTCACCCAGTCCCTGCAGGATGACATCTGCCAGGCACTGGAGCGGCTGGACGGCTCGTCGCGCTTTCGCGAGGACGCCTGGCAGCGCCCCGGTGGCGGCGGCGGACGCACCCGGGTGCTGGAGGATGGCGCCGTGCTGGAGAAGGCCGGCGTCAACACGTCGGTGGTGTTTGGTGAATTGGAGGAGCAGTTCGCCAAGAAGCTCCAGGGCGAGGGGCGCTCGTTCTGGGCGGGCGGAATCTCCCTGGTGTTGCACCCGCGCAACCCGCATGTGCCCACCGTCCACGCCAACTACCGCTTCATCCACCAGGGCGGGAAGGCGTGGTTCGGCGGCGGCGCGGACCTGACGCCGTACTACCTCTACGAGGAGGACGCGGCGCACTTCCATCGCGTGCACAAGGCCGCGTGCGACGCGCACGACGCGGCGTACTACCCGCGCTTCAAGGCGGCGTGTGACCAGTACTTCCACGTGCGCCACCGCGAGGAGACGCGCGGCGTGGGCGGCATCTTCTTCGAGAACATGGGCGGCGAGCTGGAGCGCGAGTTCGACTTCGTGCGCGACTGCGGCAAGGCCTTCCTGGACGCGTACCTGCCCATCGCCGAGCGCCGCAAGGACACGCCCGTCACCGAGGCCCAGCGCTTCTGGCAGGAGGTGCGGCGCGGGCGCTACGTGGAGTTCAACCTCGTCTATGACCGGGGCACCGTCTTCGGCCTGGAGACGCGCGGGCGCACCGAGTCCATCCTCATGTCGCTGCCGCCCCAGACGCGCTGGCGCTACGACCACCACCCGGAGCCCGGAAGCCCGGAAGCCCGGCTGGTGGAGGTGCTGCGCCAGCCGCGCGACTGGGCGTCCTGGAGCCCTCCTCGAGGCTGA